GGCAGCCGTTGTGAGGAATCGGGGTCACGTCGATGATGTTGGTGACCTTGAAACCCAGCGCATTGAGCGCCCGAACAGAAGACTCGCGACCCGGGCCGGGGCCCTTTACGCGAACCTCAATATTTTTTACCCCAAACTCCTGCACCACCTTGCCGGCGGTCTCAGCGGCAACCTGCGCGGCAAACGGCGTACTCTTTCGAGAGCCCTTGAAGCCCGCGCCGCCAGCCGTGGCCCAGCTCAGCGCGTTGCCTTGCCGGTCGGTGATGGTGATGATGGTGTTGTTAAACGACGCCTGTACGTGTGCGACAGCGTCAAGCACCGACTTTTTGACTCGCTTTTTGGATTTTCCGGTGTTTTTAACCATGATCTATGCTTCCGTCAGCGCTTGATCGGACGACGCGGGCCCTTGCGGGTGCGTGCGTTCGTTTTGGTTCGCTGACCACGCGTCGGCAAACCGCGTCGATGGCGCAGGCCGCGGTAGCAGCCCAAATCCATCAACCGCTTGATGTTCATACCAATTTCGCGCCGCAGATCGCCTTCTACGGTTCGCCGGCCTACGGCCTGGCGCAGCTGCTCGAGCTCTGCGTCCGCCAGATCGCCCACCTTGGTGGTCGGATCGATACGGGTTTCTTCGCAGATTTTCAGAGCCTGCGTACGGCCAATGCCATACACCTCGGTGAGGCCCACCCAGGTGTGTTTGTGAACCGGGATATTAACTCCCGCAATACGTGCCATGCGTTTCTATCCTCCAGCGGACGCAACGAGCGCGAAAAGCCGGACATTGTAGCCCAGTTTTTCCGCCCGATAAACTACTAAAACGTTATTTCAGTGAACTTTCTGCCGGTTCTAGGGCCGGCTTATCGCACCACTCCGGACCTACCGTAGGTCTTCAGGTTGGCTTTCTTCAGCAGGCTGTCGTACTGGTGCGACACCATGTGAGCCTGCACCTGCGCCATGAAGTCCATGGCCACAACCACCACAATCAAAATCGACGTACCGCCAAACAACGGCACACCCAGCGAGGCGTTCAGCCAATCCGGCAGCAAGCAAATCAACACCAGATAGATGGCGCCCCAGGTAGTGAGCCGCGTGATGACGCCATCGATGTACTGCGCGGTCTGCTTGCCGGGTCGAATACCCGGGATCAGCGCGCCTGAGCGCTTCAGATTGTCAGCGGTCTCCTGGCTGTTAAACACCAGCGCGGTGTAAAAGAAGCAGAAGCCCGCGATCAGGATCCCAAAGAGCACGGCGTACAGCGGCTCACCAGGCGCGAGCCGGGTAGCGACGTTTTGCAGCCAGCGCGCTTGTTCATTGGTGCCGAGCCAGGTTGCCAGCGTGGCCGGAAACAGGATCAGGCTCGAGGCAAAGATCGCCGGGATCACGCCCGCCATGTTCAGCTTCAGCGGCAGATGCGAGCTTTGGCTTTGGTAGGCCTGACGGCCGCCCTTCCGCGCGTAATTCACCGTGATGCGGCGCTGACCGCGCTCGATGAAAACCACAATCGCGATCGTTGCAAGAGCCAGGGCCAGCAGCGTCAGCACCGTGATCGGCGAGATTGCGCCCTGGCGCGCTAGGTCCAGCGTCCCGGCAATAGAGCCGGGCAGGGCCGCCACAATGCCGGCGAAGATCAGGATCGAAATACCGTTACCGACGCCGCGTTCCGTGACCTGCTCACCAAGCCACATGAGGAACATCGTGCCGCTGGTCAGGCTGACCACCGCGGTGAACAGGAAACCGGTACCGGGGTTGACCACAACCGGCAATCCGGCAATGGCGCCCTGATTCTGCAGCGCTACCGCGACCGTCACCGCCTGCACCGCCGCCAGCACCACCGTGAAATAACGGGTGTACTGGGTAATCTTGCGACGACCGGCCTCACCTTCCTTCTTGAGCTGCTGCAGATGCGGGACCGTGGCGCTGAGCAGCTGAATGATGATGGACGCCGAGATGTAGGGCATCACGCCGAGCGCAAACAACGAGAAACGCCCCAGCGCGCCGCCAGAGAACATGTTGAACATGTCCACAATGGTGCCGCGCTGCTGATTCATCAGCTCGACAAGGGCCGCCGGGTTAATTCCGGGCACCGGCACAAACGTACCGAGACGGAAAACCACAATGGCCCCAATCACAAAGAGCACCCGCTGGGTGAGCTCTTTGGGAAGCGTCATTCCGCCGCTCGGCGGTTGTCGGGTAGGTCCAGCCATGCTTAGGTCTTATTCCTCGATGCTGCCGCCAGCTGCCGTGATTGCGGCCGCCGCACCTTTAGTGACGTTAAGACCTTTGACCGTGATTGGACGCTCGAGTTGCCCGGTGTTGATGACTTTGACCTTTTGCACGCGCTGACCGATCAGCCCGGCCGCTTTGAGTGCCGCCATGTCGACCGTCTCAACGTTCATGCTGTTGATCTGATACAGGCGGATTTCCTGGGTCAGGCCCGCTTTGCGAGACGCGAAGCCCACCTTCGGCAGGCGACGCTGCATCGGCAGCTGGCCACCCTCGAAGCCCACCTTGTGGTACCCACCGGAACGCGAGTGCTGACCCTTGTGGCCGCGGCCCGCGGTTTTACCATTGCCGGATCCGATACCGCGACCCACGCGCTTGCGGGTGCCTTTTGAGCCGGCCGCCGGCTTTAAGCTGTTTAAACGCATCTTCTCTTTCCTGTTCCTGTCTGCAGCAGCTGAGCGGTCAGGCGACCGGCTCAACCTTCAGCAGATAGCTGACCTTGTTGATCATGCCGCGGTTTTCCGGGGTGTCAGCTACCGTCACCGTCTGATGCATCTTCCGCAGCCCGAGACCCTGAACGCATTCGCGGTGTCCGGGCACGCGGCCATGTTTGCTCTTAACAAGCGTTACCTGAAGCTGATCAGCCATGATTTTCCATCACCTCTTCCAAGGTCTTGCCACGCTTGGCGGCAACGCTGGCCGGCGACTGCATCTGCTTGAGACCCGTGATCGTGGCCCGCACCAGGTTGATCGGGTTTCGTGAGCCCAGGCTCTTCGCCAGTACGTTCTGGACGCCAACCGCTTCCAGCACGGCGCGCATTGCGCCCCCGGCAATAACGCCGGTACCTTCGGAGGCCGGCTGCATGTAAACCTTGGAGCCGCCGTGGCGCGCCGTCATCGGATACCAGAGCGTACCGTCGTGAAGATCCACGTGGATCATCTGGCGGCGGGCGCGCTCCATGGACTTCTGAATGGCGATCGGTACCTCGCGGGCTTTACCGTAGCCGAAGCCGACGCGGCCGTTGCCGTCACCGACGACGCTCAGTGCGGTGAAGCCGAACTGACGTCCGCCTTTCACTACCTTGGCCACCCGGTTCACGGCGACCAGCTTTTCGATCATGCCGTCGTCGTTATCTCGTTGGTCGTTTCTTGCCATCTGCTTGAACCCTAGAATTTCAGGCCCGCTTCGCGGGCTGCTTCAGCCAGGGCTTTGACCCGACCGTGATATTTGAAACCGGAGCGATCGAAAGCGACGGACTCAAGTCCCGCTTCCTTGGCTTTCTCGCCGATCACCTGTCCGACACGCGTGGCGGCCTCGACGTTCTTACAGCTTGCGAGGCCCTCACGAACGCTCGCCTGCATCGTGGACGCGGCGGCAAGCACCTTGCCGGTTTTCGGATCGATCACCTGCGCCGACAGGTGCTGACCGGACCGATGAACCGACAGGCGGGGAATTCCCAGCTGACGAATCTTGGCTCGGGCGCGCTTCGCGCGGCGGAGTCTGGAGTCTTTTTTGTTCATGTCTTCTAACCCTGGCGCGACCGAAGGCTTAGGCCTTCTTCGCTTCCTTCATAACAATTCGCTCACCCGCGTACCGCACGCCTTTGCCTTTGTAGGGCTCGGGCGGGCGATAGCTGCGGATCACCGCTGCGACCTGACCGACTTTCTGCTTGTCGATGCCGCGAACAACGATTTCCGTCTGGCTCGGCGTTTCGAGGTCCACGCCTTCCGGCGGCGTGAACTCCACCGGGTGCGAGAAGCCGAGCGTCAGGTTGATCGCTTTGCCCTGCATCTGGGCGCGATAGCCAACCCCGACCAGCTCGAGCTTACGTTCGAAGCCTTCCGAGGCTCCGGTGACGCAGTTGGCAAGCAGGGAACGCATGGTTCCCGCCATGGCCACGGCGCCGTCGTTTGCCGGAACCATCGTCAGCTCACCTTCACCCTGCTCGACCGAAACGGACGGATGCAGATCGAGAGTGGTGCTGCCCTTCGGGCCTTTGACCGTGACGGTCTGTCCGGCAACGGAAACTTCCACGCCTTTCGGCAGGGTCACCGGTTGTTTTGCAATACGGGACATCGTGAGCCTCCGTCAGGACACCACGCACAGCACCTCACCGCCAAAGCCGGCAACGCGGGCTTTGTGGTCGGTCATGATGCCGTTCGAGGTGGATACAATGGCTATTCCAAGTCCGCCCATGACGCGGGGCAGGTCGTTTTTACCGCGATAGCAGCGCAGCCCAGGCCGGCTCACGCGCTCAAGGCGATCGATGACGCCGCGTCCTTCGCGGTACTTCAGCTCAATAACCAGCTGAGGCTGTTCGCCGCCGGTCACGCTGTGGTCAACGACATAACCTTCGTCTTTCAGCACCCCGGCGATACCCACCTTCAGCTTGGAAGTCGGCATGGACACGGTTTTTTTGCCAGCCAGCTGCGCGTTGCGAATGCGCGTCAGCATGTCTGCTACTGGGTCACTCATACTCATGATCGGTCTCTCTTAGGTCCTGCTTACCAGCTGGCTTTCTTGAGGCCAGGCACGTCACCACGCATCATCGCTTCGCGAAGCTTGTTGCGGGACAGTCCAAACTTACGGTAATAACCGCGCGGGCGACCGGATGAGCGGCAGCGATTGCGCTGACGCACCGGGCTGGAGTCGCGCGGCATCTTCTGCAGCTTCAGCTGCGCGTCCATCACCTCTTCATCGGTGCTCTTCTCGCTGGCGATAATCGCCTTAAGCGCGGTGCGCTTTTCTGCGAAGCGATTCACCAGCTTGGTGCGCTTCAGCTCGCGCTGAATCATTGATTGTTTAGCCATAGTTCTTCAGGTCCTGAACGGGAAGTTGAAGGCT
This DNA window, taken from Pseudomonadota bacterium, encodes the following:
- the rpsK gene encoding 30S ribosomal protein S11, with amino-acid sequence MVKNTGKSKKRVKKSVLDAVAHVQASFNNTIITITDRQGNALSWATAGGAGFKGSRKSTPFAAQVAAETAGKVVQEFGVKNIEVRVKGPGPGRESSVRALNALGFKVTNIIDVTPIPHNGCRPPKRRRV
- the rpsM gene encoding 30S ribosomal protein S13, which codes for MARIAGVNIPVHKHTWVGLTEVYGIGRTQALKICEETRIDPTTKVGDLADAELEQLRQAVGRRTVEGDLRREIGMNIKRLMDLGCYRGLRHRRGLPTRGQRTKTNARTRKGPRRPIKR
- the secY gene encoding preprotein translocase subunit SecY; this encodes MAGPTRQPPSGGMTLPKELTQRVLFVIGAIVVFRLGTFVPVPGINPAALVELMNQQRGTIVDMFNMFSGGALGRFSLFALGVMPYISASIIIQLLSATVPHLQQLKKEGEAGRRKITQYTRYFTVVLAAVQAVTVAVALQNQGAIAGLPVVVNPGTGFLFTAVVSLTSGTMFLMWLGEQVTERGVGNGISILIFAGIVAALPGSIAGTLDLARQGAISPITVLTLLALALATIAIVVFIERGQRRITVNYARKGGRQAYQSQSSHLPLKLNMAGVIPAIFASSLILFPATLATWLGTNEQARWLQNVATRLAPGEPLYAVLFGILIAGFCFFYTALVFNSQETADNLKRSGALIPGIRPGKQTAQYIDGVITRLTTWGAIYLVLICLLPDWLNASLGVPLFGGTSILIVVVVAMDFMAQVQAHMVSHQYDSLLKKANLKTYGRSGVVR
- the rplO gene encoding 50S ribosomal protein L15; its protein translation is MRLNSLKPAAGSKGTRKRVGRGIGSGNGKTAGRGHKGQHSRSGGYHKVGFEGGQLPMQRRLPKVGFASRKAGLTQEIRLYQINSMNVETVDMAALKAAGLIGQRVQKVKVINTGQLERPITVKGLNVTKGAAAAITAAGGSIEE
- the rpmD gene encoding 50S ribosomal protein L30, producing the protein MADQLQVTLVKSKHGRVPGHRECVQGLGLRKMHQTVTVADTPENRGMINKVSYLLKVEPVA
- the rpsE gene encoding 30S ribosomal protein S5, which codes for MARNDQRDNDDGMIEKLVAVNRVAKVVKGGRQFGFTALSVVGDGNGRVGFGYGKAREVPIAIQKSMERARRQMIHVDLHDGTLWYPMTARHGGSKVYMQPASEGTGVIAGGAMRAVLEAVGVQNVLAKSLGSRNPINLVRATITGLKQMQSPASVAAKRGKTLEEVMENHG
- the rplR gene encoding 50S ribosomal protein L18 — its product is MNKKDSRLRRAKRARAKIRQLGIPRLSVHRSGQHLSAQVIDPKTGKVLAAASTMQASVREGLASCKNVEAATRVGQVIGEKAKEAGLESVAFDRSGFKYHGRVKALAEAAREAGLKF
- the rplF gene encoding 50S ribosomal protein L6, with translation MSRIAKQPVTLPKGVEVSVAGQTVTVKGPKGSTTLDLHPSVSVEQGEGELTMVPANDGAVAMAGTMRSLLANCVTGASEGFERKLELVGVGYRAQMQGKAINLTLGFSHPVEFTPPEGVDLETPSQTEIVVRGIDKQKVGQVAAVIRSYRPPEPYKGKGVRYAGERIVMKEAKKA
- the rpsH gene encoding 30S ribosomal protein S8 yields the protein MSMSDPVADMLTRIRNAQLAGKKTVSMPTSKLKVGIAGVLKDEGYVVDHSVTGGEQPQLVIELKYREGRGVIDRLERVSRPGLRCYRGKNDLPRVMGGLGIAIVSTSNGIMTDHKARVAGFGGEVLCVVS
- the rpsN gene encoding 30S ribosomal protein S14, with the translated sequence MAKQSMIQRELKRTKLVNRFAEKRTALKAIIASEKSTDEEVMDAQLKLQKMPRDSSPVRQRNRCRSSGRPRGYYRKFGLSRNKLREAMMRGDVPGLKKASW